In Argiope bruennichi chromosome 4, qqArgBrue1.1, whole genome shotgun sequence, the sequence AGAATTCAATTCTTCGTtcagctaattaatggagctgcaaagtATTAGAGATTTTCTGGAGATTTGATCGCCATATTGCCAAAAATTGCATACAGTTATGgataaagaagatataaaagaaataggcGACAAAACGAAAGTTCAatcgagcaaaaaaaaaaaaatacttttgccaGATAAGCACACATAGTTACAACTTGCCTAAGAAAATTGATGTCCAGAACATTGGtgttccaaaacaattatctaacAAAATAATCTTCGcatttttttaagacaaaaaaaaattctttttaacaatatcAGTTTGATTTCCGTAGAACTTTCccttacttttaatattttaaatttaattttctacaatatgtattttttactctgtttttaaaaattcaaaatcatctaTGAAAGCATTCAATCGTCTGTTTTTAACAATCATTTAACTCTGTAggatttttacttcctttttttttaaaatttcgtaatacattttttaacctttttcacTCCGAAAAGTAATTTGATGAATGATTATTTATCTACTGCAAGAACTTTTTAACgctccgaaatatatatatatatatatatatatatatatatatatatataatatgtaatattttaatttcaatataattaatttccaagattttatcttaatttagccaataatcacttcattctaaaatattctcttatttcatgatccaattccactttcggtttaattaattcctttatagaattaatgcgccatcagtactacgtatcaaattagagtgatacttttgcccttgtcaAAGATCATTCCATCGACACGTgaccggaaatcctatgttatataagactagtgatcatttgtttcgtcccttttcGCTTCTTTCTTCATTCTGCTTTTGTGCcacgctgcgtctgcttgtaagtaagttgctttcccgagatggatattaaagagaattaaatacaacgtctcgtctatgtcttcaaacctgcactctgcttttaccaaacaaataatgttataaattatttagccgacaggattcgaataactttatatataatatataatttagattttccCAAATAGtaagtttacatatttttacCACTTTGTAGgtattttcaataatcaaaattgaaaaatagtcaaaatgatgcaccgtcttgaatggtgaggaATTGGCACCATCCGTGTGCGAAGGGTTAATTTGCAGTAAtctaattcaattgaattcatgctttttttagttttatctgataacaaagtgaaattaaaaaaaaatagatttcataaatCATTTGTCTAAAAAGTCGATCAGGCCGAACACACTGGTCGCCATAAGTAGctagtaataataaaatgaatcgcCGTAAAATCGATCTCATCGCAAGcacttttgaaaaactattaatgAAACAGCAGAACCTTAATGGATTATCTTATTAATGATAAATGCTAATTACGAAATGTTTATTGCTCATGAATCGTATTTTTTTCCACACAGGTGTGGAGCTTTTTGCGTTGGTGATGATATTTTGGCGATCAACGATATCGATGTCTCACATCTGTCTACTTCAAAAGCAAATAGTTTACTTCGAAACTTCAAAAAGGAGCCAGGAAGACTTGTCCTTGTCGCAAATGTAGAAAGATTGGCTCGTCCgaaacaaaattcctttttatgtaacgtaacattttagtattttagcaatttctttaaaaagaatttaccgGCTAAATTAATTTTGCgtagaataaatgtttttaattattctgttacAAGTGTAAGAAATTACAAGCATTGACATTATTTAGGTTTTATTATAGtttgaatgggaaaaaaattctaaaacttcactaatattaaaatttattttcgctttaaaattttcattttatgcaaagACTGTTTTAATccaagaatgatttaaaaatatcttttgcacgAGAATTTTAACAGTGAGGGttaagcttaaaaattattttcgaattactTTATTGCATTCTGTCAAATCTCAAACATTTATTACAACTTACATAATATAAATCGtctaaaataaattgtaagtCTTTTAAAGCTTTTGAAGCTATTTACTTTTGTAACAATCTTGCCTGTTACAAGACTTTGGTGAATATGCAACTTCTCGGTCTATGgttttaaaaaggagaaaaaaactgtagaagcataaaattattttttcacatacgCAGAAAGTCCCATCATGTATCAAAAAAGAGTTATTAAATTGCTTAACCTTGAAacctaattttaatttagattcggcatattggtaaaatatatttttaagaaacattgcgaatttttaaaaatagcatcaaTTCTCAGTAGAAATCCAATTACTAAATCagaataaattcttcaatttaagtaaatatattgattttagatCAAAAGCATCTAAATACTTATCTAATTGTCTAAATtcatattctattatttctttgttgcaaaaaaagtgttttattcagattttcataaaaataagtttatttacaaatttttaattcagaaaacattgaaaagaatccattaaaaatctttttgaagtATAGTCTTGTCAAAAATATAGTTCATAAAAAGGCATATCATTTTTTGAATACTATGCATCttgatttttaaagattcattaatttttttcaaagaaatacatGTAATGTGCTTGATTTATACatacatgatttttatttcagCGAGGAGAAATATCAAACCCTCTTTCAACGCAATGCCTCTTGAATTAACTCCAGAACGAGATCAACAGGTTCCTTCGAGTAACCACTTACTGGCTCCTTGCAACACTCCCCAAAGTTTATTCAATGGAAACTTCGAAAATAATTCCTATTTATCAGCTGAAGATGATTATGAcaactttgaaataaaagcaattgttTTGCTTCGAGAAATCATTAAAAGCATTGCTtctatagaaaaatgtatttcttccTTGACcagtaataatataaatgacaCAATGGTCAATTTAAAGGAGACTGAAGATAACAATAATCGAAATGAAATCATTCAATGCGAAAGTTTATCATATCTTAAGGTTTTATCAACTCGTATCAAGAATTTGGCCCATTCTATGGCCATGCATTTCgcaaaaaatgatcaaataatttcaaatcgtttttctaaaaatgatctGCGTCCAACagacaatttcaaagaaaatgatgaaaatttgaatcaaaGTAACATAATTCAAGAGTTAATGGAAAACTTAGTTAATATATATACTAAGAAATTAATATccaagcaaaattttgaaaaacttcaatTGAAAATGAATCAGATTAACTCGGattgtaaaaaatgcaaacaatctCGTATGGTGGTTGTgctaaaaatacagaaaattttgttgattgtTTCGTTGAACGTTAACAACgaagttaattcttttttaattaaaaaatgtattgaggatattttaagatttgaacCATGTGAAAACTGTAGAACTGGTTCTGGATCTCAGACTGGATCTGAAATCTCAAGAACAACTCATCTGTTTAGTTCTTTGGATTGTTTAAGAACCAAACCTTCCAGTTTGGTGCATTCATTGAACGGAGAAACAACTTGTTCTCTAGCTGCAGCTGAATCTGACACAACTTATACAACTGGTGAAAACAAGTTAAGTCAACTACATATGCAGACTTCTAGTTCTGATTCTAGCTTTTTGTTTCAAGCTGAATTTAAATCACCATTGCCAAGTAATGTTGGTTCATCTGCCAACGAGACAATTTCCAAATCTTCTAGCCTTGaagctatttcaaatttgaacTGCAAAACAGAATCTAGCAATGTAACTGTAACTGAAACAAACAATTGTGAAAAATGCTATCAAAGAGAACCGAAAACAGCTGTAAaggattctttaaattttgcttcaCTATCTCATCAGCCACAGTATCAAAGTGGAGTGAAGACGATTCATAATAGTTCGTTGGGATTTGCAACGCCAAATCTTGGCTCTGCACTTTATGACAGAGATGGCATTAGTGGGATTTCCACCTTACGACCATCAATAACCAGAACTCCAtacaacacaaaaaataattctcCTTATGAAAATGAATTACTGCTCTGTAAAGAAAATACAGATTATGAACAGAAAAACATTGGTAAAAAGTATTGTAGTAACATCCGCAAGAAAATATTTAGTGGGAAAGGAATGTTAAAAGCTCAGCAACGGAATTGTAAGTCAGCAGAAGTCATTGCTGATTTTGACAGCGAATCACTGAAACATTCAAAACCCACGGTTCAGAAACGTTTGAGTGACCCGCAGTACTTGTTCCTGGGCTGCCAGCCACCGATTGCAAAACCCCCACTTTGTGATGAAAAAGATTCACATTCGTATGCAAAGACTGAAATAATGGACAATAAAAGAGAAATAGACGAGGCAAGTGCTGAAGCAAATAGGTATTGGTCACCCTTCCAGAGGTCAGATTATAATGATCATCCAAACATCTTGGACATACCGAATTGGTCAGCAAAGTCTTCACGCTCATTAAAACAGATTGATCAAGTTTCAAATGAAAGAAGTAAGTTacaatgtataatatattttcttaaagtgaGTTCCTTTAAGGGAACGTATTCGGAGGCAGCTTCAAATTAGAATATCATAGAACAACTTTAGAACAAATGAAATGTTTCCTggttcttttttattcaataactgtAAGAGGGGAAAGGCAATTATCGTGACTTAAAAcattcgattaaaattttaatagaatttttaaatttatcatttgtgttttttttgtcttaaaatttaacttttagttttcaaatttttttttctaaaggatAAAATGGAATGTTCTGTCGAAAAagtgcattaaattttgtatttaatattcttttaataagttAAGAATTTGAGAaggttttaagaatttataatttcaggATTTCAGCTTTAGAATGTTGTTTCCAATTACACGCATTtattagtgaatttttaatttgggTATAGAACATGTAGTCCTCAaacgattaataaaaaaattaacaaataatgcaaatataagaCTTTTAAAGTTCACTTCATCACATTCATAGATGTGGATGAGGGAAGAGTCATTAAAcccataatttttgataaatttaactatacattgttttataaacaatgaaaataagtGTTTCGAGATTAAATTTTGTTCATCCAATCAGATTTTGAAGTATCTACTTTCCATTTAACCCTCTTATCAAACTCGATTTAGTTCTATTCGAAGTGTTGTTCGAAAGTATGTATCCACTCTAGTTCTCAATGTCTCAACTAATTTTGAAAGCgaataaaaataactcattaaaGAACTATATTGATCCGGTGATGTCATAACCTGTTTTATTTTAGCTAAGCAAGATACTATGGATGTTACTCTGAAAAACGAAGGCAAAGGCTATGGTCTGAGTGTTGAACTCCTTAGCTTATCTTCAACAACTTCGACACAAGTACCTCGGATCACAGCTGTGAGTTCGCAAGGTGCAGCTCACAAGTAAGATTCCTACcacttccaattttaaatttcaataaatatagggTTTCTTTGATAacgtttatattatttgaataattaaaacataaaataatatgaaacaaaggttcataattaagattaatacaattatattgttacgaaatttccggggttcgtttggataatggatgttatatggtgtgaagaacgctcaatcaccaggcggcagtagaaaataaaacagcgacgtttatttacacgaagacacacaggacagcacaaagacatctatatacagcacagaagacgattattttcagccgagacgtgcagcaacacagcagcatataacaagacacagacagtagcgcacagcttagttcagcactagcttcactccgtcgctgctccgcttatttctggaaggccagttctttagcgtcgattccgactactcttctctcaCTTCCGACTACAATCCTTCAATTCACCACTAcaccccggcagctgcagctccttttataggtcttcggaggcgggactagaagcttctcaaccaatcaggaacgttcgaggcgtaactcggttcctagtggacggatcgggaaaattctcgatgtttcgggtataatctattttggcgccaaggtcgccaagtttgtcgccaagctctggaacctcctatggaaccaactatgctgggaagcagcatcacaggttcgtaacaatattgttacaTGATTATGGTGAAGTGATGGAGCATTTGAAATCTCCAGAAACTCATGCAATCTCACTTTTGGTGGATTTCTTTATGCTGAATGATACTTATAGCTCGGTTACAATTGACGATCCGAGATCATATATTGAACGAAAAACCTGCCATGTGTCGGTTTGTAGTGTTAGCGTTACTAATATAACTGTCAATGTTCTGACTACCAATAGTTATTGGAAGTAGAACCTGCTAATGGTAATTGGGAAAGCTCTACAATTGTATTAATATGAATTGTGGAACTTTGATATAAAGTactaattcttaataaaatgtaCATTCATAATTTGGGGAGTACTGAAATATGTTCAGAGCTATAAAATACAAAAgtcgaataattattttaaaccagTCAAAATAATCTTGCAAGTTTGAATGAAAGGACTGGGAAGCAAATCCTTCAATTGATCCCCATCTAAGGTTTCGGCGCAGTCGGAATCTttgtttattctatatttgagTTTATAATTTCACCTTTTAGTAGATTTTAATCCTATTGCCACGGCAATGTAGAAATATTCTAGATTAATATCTACAATTTCTCTGCCAATTCTATTATACAAAGATTTAATTcaattgtatttgtttttataacgtaaaataaaattatattgatgtattatttcatataattaacaattcaattccctgaaaaataatttgcaattcttTAACACTgcatataaattaagatttttaaaaaatgctagagGTTGGCGAATTCATGATACTGCATTCCataagttttgtatttaattgaattagaaattgtgaggtccatcccaaaattgCCAAACTTAATTTTCTTGCAGGACTCTTATTCAAGACTGAATTTCAAAAGTATTCCTTTAGGTTAACGCAATATAATCTACGAAAATTGCATCAAATAAAGACTCTTTTTATATTGTATCGGAAAATAAAGCACAAATGATGATTTAAGGATTCCTTTAGAGTAACTTGAGTCGTTTGCAATTTTCTTGATTTCATGAACACTTACAAAgtatttcgtttatttatttcacaatgttAAAGTAGAAATCGTTGACTGAGAGTAAAATTAAtctcattttgataaatttaagttaatgttttacattttttaaaaatttctctaaattgcCATCATGAAGTCGAATCACCTTCtggaaattgatttattttgtattgatttatgaagtattgcttatttaaatctgaaatataattcatatttcgaaaatatagcagttccttttaaaatgaatattcgttgaattttttagtttattgcaAAAGTatgcaaactaaaaaaaaataataattatttctattttaaactagCGCTTGGCCCAGATATAATAATGCCCCTTTGGCTAAATGTATCAATTTACTTTCAAGTACTGCATAAGGACTCATGTTTATTAGAGTGATTATGAAGTACTATATATTTCTAGTAAAGCAGAATTCAtaaatggtattttcataataCGAAACTATAACTGATTATATTGACAGGTTCTATTAcacatttcattgaatttttcaagcatatctaaacatttttttaaaaacataacaataaaCTGTAAAGATCTATTCAACATACTAGTTTTAGTTTGCGTATAAAATTCGCTTTTTTCAGGAGCTCAGTATTGCGGGACTTACTAAATACAATCTAGACTTCATAAACAGAATTTTGCATGCTATATATATGAAAGTTAGATACCTTGTTGAATTGCTCACATTGATTCAAAGTGACATTTTGCAGCTTATAATAAGTCATGAAATGTATTTGTCGAgctgcaaaattataaatttcatcttatGGAGAGCTCCAGCTTatactacatttttttcaatattattatatagtttttcTTAATTGTACTCCCTGCTTACTCTCCTTGTGAAAAAGGGAGTTCTATGGATGATTTCTGTCAATGCTATCTGTACATTTTATAAGATCCTACTATTATATAGGCAGTTTCTCAGAAAGTTGTGTTTTAAGACTGTCTGTAAGCTCGACTGTCTTGgagaataatttgtattttgtttcaaacTGTCAAACCAATAGAAAACCGAATAGTCTGTATTTGAGTTTGTTGGTACTATCTTCCGCACTTGCTGATGTCTTATTCTACTGAATCGAGcgaaaaaaagttcatatatttttcttaatcttcTATGTTTACGGAaacaatgtaattaataaaaataaagaattgtatagACTTTTATAATCATTCGATGTCTAAAACCTTTTATTTCAGAATAGGAATCCTTATGAAAGGCGACAGGGTCTTGGCCATTAATGGCCAAAACACCAATGCAATGACTGTTACagaattcgaaaatttgaaaGAGGAGGCTTTCAGTGCCGAAGAAGTTTCGCTGACTGTTGAATTTGATATCACCGTGAGAGATGTACAATTTGGTACCTTTGATGTATGTGTTACCAAAACCAGCAAAACTGGACTTATATACAATGGTAAACTATATCATTCTTCAGGAATAGTAATCGTTTACAATTCATTGCAAAACTCtccaaacatttttcaaaattctttatgcaAGGTGCATGCTCTTCATAGTCATTATCAATTATGCATcagttttaattgtattatttcatgTCTGgtctttaaaattcatatttatcttaACATTATTTGGGTGTATtccttttaaactttaatatgcTGGCAagtagaaaaacattaaaattctaattcagttTCCTTCTCAAAAATTTGGCGAATATTTTTAGCTATCGAAgaacaaattattgaaatctatcagcaaatataaattattaaatgccaATTAAATGTACTTCgatttgttcaaatatttctgGCACTCGTaagatgtaaataatatattttgaagaaaaaaaatgattggatTTTGAAGGTGATTGTTTTTTGTGCGTCTGGTCCTGAATTGTAGTGATCTTTCTTccacttaatttttattgaatatcacAGTCCTTTTCATTaatttgtagaattaaaaaataatatcgagATAATTTTTCTTACTGATGTCAGTGGTGGTCAAatttgtggacacttttgaaaatttttgttttctaactttgtatgcttatagaaaatgtaatgtTTCACAAAATGAAAGCTCTTGCACaacattttaaacagaatttaatgctgttttaaacacaaaaaacaaaattcaaatatatgcaaTGCAAAAAAATTCTTGCCAAATTAAACTGGATTAAACGAAAACCATCATTTAACCTTCTAAAAGACTTTCTCTCTAGTATAAGTATTATACTGAAgtatgtttttttctttgtaaattacttttgaattaatattaacgtctcggatattttaatattaacagatTTCAAGAAAGGTTCGCCCCTTGTCGTTAAAGGAATAGTAAAAGGCAGCCCCGCCCACCGGTGTGGTTTGTTATTTCCTGGGGACGAAGTCCTATCCGCTAACAACATTCGACAAGAGTTTTATGATGTTTTCAAGAACACTTACGAGAGATCAGAATATGTTACTATAAGAGTCAGAAGACAGATTTTTGAAGGTGAGATTATTTTGATTCGTTGAAAAATTTTGGCTCGCTCCTTTACAAGGCATTCACGATTTTACTGTTCAGTTTTCTACACTATATAATTAGATGCTTATTAAATGAGTGCGTTGTCattgattcaaatgaaaagtCATGAAGCATTTGTTTATGCATAccatgcaattttctttttatcaatgtCTATTACCAGCTTCtcagtatataaaaataaggCACATCATTAATGTGAATCACAGGCACAGCAATCAAAGgattatttgaattatcattgTGCGTAAATTTTCATTCCACGTGATTCACGTGAAAATACGCTTAGGGAAAATATACCTCTCCACAGCTTTTAAAAGGCAATTAATACACCTGAAtggaat encodes:
- the LOC129965370 gene encoding uncharacterized protein LOC129965370; translation: MQLHYVIRKQVSRVDLHKDGSTSLGIVLKDGVKTGSRPVIKAIKKGSVAYRSHCVSEKDAIVSVCGQDASGMSRRDFKQLLREAETKIELELEYQIREACLGKCGVYRMERIYLKLKKESESYGFVLRKYGFRHPASPGYPIISNIKEGGPADRDGRLKAGDRLLQIDEQDLGALSLSHVADILQAKSEATFTIEYKIALVENSQIRLGERTKLEIDCPDADLGLVLGSSGSRMVIEEIRKGGLADRCGAFCVGDDILAINDIDVSHLSTSKANSLLRNFKKEPGRLVLVANVERLARPKQNSFLSRRNIKPSFNAMPLELTPERDQQVPSSNHLLAPCNTPQSLFNGNFENNSYLSAEDDYDNFEIKAIVLLREIIKSIASIEKCISSLTSNNINDTMVNLKETEDNNNRNEIIQCESLSYLKVLSTRIKNLAHSMAMHFAKNDQIISNRFSKNDLRPTDNFKENDENLNQSNIIQELMENLVNIYTKKLISKQNFEKLQLKMNQINSDCKKCKQSRMVVVLKIQKILLIVSLNVNNEVNSFLIKKCIEDILRFEPCENCRTGSGSQTGSEISRTTHLFSSLDCLRTKPSSLVHSLNGETTCSLAAAESDTTYTTGENKLSQLHMQTSSSDSSFLFQAEFKSPLPSNVGSSANETISKSSSLEAISNLNCKTESSNVTVTETNNCEKCYQREPKTAVKDSLNFASLSHQPQYQSGVKTIHNSSLGFATPNLGSALYDRDGISGISTLRPSITRTPYNTKNNSPYENELLLCKENTDYEQKNIGKKYCSNIRKKIFSGKGMLKAQQRNCKSAEVIADFDSESLKHSKPTVQKRLSDPQYLFLGCQPPIAKPPLCDEKDSHSYAKTEIMDNKREIDEASAEANRYWSPFQRSDYNDHPNILDIPNWSAKSSRSLKQIDQVSNERTKQDTMDVTLKNEGKGYGLSVELLSLSSTTSTQVPRITAVSSQGAAHKIGILMKGDRVLAINGQNTNAMTVTEFENLKEEAFSAEEVSLTVEFDITVRDVQFGTFDVCVTKTSKTGLIYNDFKKGSPLVVKGIVKGSPAHRCGLLFPGDEVLSANNIRQEFYDVFKNTYERSEYVTIRVRRQIFEEKFGDDINLNQAGLSPFKSYDLSKTSIHSNHDSNKMFLEQELILYRDPVAKDFGFLIGQDQSSKTIYVTAIRPDGPADCSKVIRKNDIILQVNGVDLEANKDGPVASLFHPKGDRLELKTRRILNYE